The following coding sequences are from one Vicugna pacos chromosome 11, VicPac4, whole genome shotgun sequence window:
- the SFTPD gene encoding pulmonary surfactant-associated protein D isoform X2: MAWVKGLLEGLPGAVGRVGMPGPAGPVGPKGDNGSAGEPGPKGDTGLCGPPGPPGLPGPAGREGPSGRQGNTGPPGTPGLKGETGPKGEVGAPGMQGSTGTRGPAGLKGERGAPGEHGAPGNAGAAGPAGATGPQGPAGARGPPGLKGDRGAPGAKGESGLPGITALRQQVETLQGQVTYLQNALSQYKKAELFPNGQSVGEKIFKTGGFERTFQDAQQACTQAGGQMASPRSAAENEALRQLVTTQNKAAFLSMTDSKTEGKFTYPSGEPLVYSNWAPGEPNNNGGAESCVEIFPNGKWNDKACGERRLVVCEF; this comes from the exons GTTTACCAGGAGCTGTAGGGCGAGTGGGGATGCCTGGACCAGCCGGCCCAGTTGGGCCCAAAGGGGACAATGGCTCTGCTGGAGAACCTGGACCAAAGGGAGACACTGGACTATGTG ggcctccaggACCTCCAGGCCTGCCTGGTCCAGCTGGAAGAGAGGGTCCCTCAGGGAGGCAGGGGAACACCGGACCTCCAGGCACACCAGGCCTCAAAGGAGAGACTGGTCCCAAAG GAGAGGTGGGTGCCCCGGGCATGCAGGGCTCCACGGGGACAAGAGGCCCTGCAGGTCTTAAAGGAGAGAGAGGTGCCCCTGGAGAGCATGGAGCCCCTGGAaatgctggggcagcag GGCCTGCTGGAGCCACGGGTCCACAGGGACCTGCAGGTGCCAGAGGCCCCCCAGGACTGAAGGGGGACAGAGGTGCTCCTGGTGCAAAGGGAGAGAGTGGGCTCCCAG GCATCACTGCTCTGAGGCAGCAGGTGGAGACCTTACAGGGACAGGTCACATACCTCCAGAACGCCCTCTCTCAGTATAAGAAAG CGGAGCTCTTCCCCAATGGCCAGAGTGTCGGGGAGAAGATCTTCAAGACGGGAGGCTTTGAAAGAACGTTTCAGGATGCACAGCAGGCGTGCACACAGGCCGGGGGACAGATGGCATCCCCACGCTCTGCGGCCGAGAACGAGGCCTTGAGGCAGCTGGTCACCACTCAGAACAAGGCCGCTTTCCTGAGCATGACCGACAGCAAGACGGAGGGCAAGTTCACCTACCCCTCGGGGGAGCCCCTGGTCTATTCCAACTGGGCCCCGGGGGAGCCCAACAACAATGGCGGCgccgagagctgcgtggagatctTTCCCAATGGCAAGTGGAACGACAAGGCGTGCGGGGAGCGGCGCCTGGTGGTCTGCGAGTTCTGA
- the SFTPD gene encoding pulmonary surfactant-associated protein D isoform X1 has translation MLLLPLSALILLTQPPGSLGAEMKTYSQRAAANACTLVMCSPMENGLPGRDGRDGREGPRGEKGDPGLPGAVGRVGMPGPAGPVGPKGDNGSAGEPGPKGDTGLCGPPGPPGLPGPAGREGPSGRQGNTGPPGTPGLKGETGPKGEVGAPGMQGSTGTRGPAGLKGERGAPGEHGAPGNAGAAGPAGATGPQGPAGARGPPGLKGDRGAPGAKGESGLPGITALRQQVETLQGQVTYLQNALSQYKKAELFPNGQSVGEKIFKTGGFERTFQDAQQACTQAGGQMASPRSAAENEALRQLVTTQNKAAFLSMTDSKTEGKFTYPSGEPLVYSNWAPGEPNNNGGAESCVEIFPNGKWNDKACGERRLVVCEF, from the exons AtgcttctcctccctctctccgcGCTGATCCTGCTCACACAGCCCCCAGGGTCCCTGGGAGCAGAAATGAAGACCTATTCCCAGAGAGCAGCGGCCAACGCCTGCACCCTGGTCATGTGTAGCCCCATGGAGAATGGCCTGCCTGGTCGTGATGGACGGGATGGGAGAGAGGGCCCCCGGGGCGAGAAGGGGGATCCAG GTTTACCAGGAGCTGTAGGGCGAGTGGGGATGCCTGGACCAGCCGGCCCAGTTGGGCCCAAAGGGGACAATGGCTCTGCTGGAGAACCTGGACCAAAGGGAGACACTGGACTATGTG ggcctccaggACCTCCAGGCCTGCCTGGTCCAGCTGGAAGAGAGGGTCCCTCAGGGAGGCAGGGGAACACCGGACCTCCAGGCACACCAGGCCTCAAAGGAGAGACTGGTCCCAAAG GAGAGGTGGGTGCCCCGGGCATGCAGGGCTCCACGGGGACAAGAGGCCCTGCAGGTCTTAAAGGAGAGAGAGGTGCCCCTGGAGAGCATGGAGCCCCTGGAaatgctggggcagcag GGCCTGCTGGAGCCACGGGTCCACAGGGACCTGCAGGTGCCAGAGGCCCCCCAGGACTGAAGGGGGACAGAGGTGCTCCTGGTGCAAAGGGAGAGAGTGGGCTCCCAG GCATCACTGCTCTGAGGCAGCAGGTGGAGACCTTACAGGGACAGGTCACATACCTCCAGAACGCCCTCTCTCAGTATAAGAAAG CGGAGCTCTTCCCCAATGGCCAGAGTGTCGGGGAGAAGATCTTCAAGACGGGAGGCTTTGAAAGAACGTTTCAGGATGCACAGCAGGCGTGCACACAGGCCGGGGGACAGATGGCATCCCCACGCTCTGCGGCCGAGAACGAGGCCTTGAGGCAGCTGGTCACCACTCAGAACAAGGCCGCTTTCCTGAGCATGACCGACAGCAAGACGGAGGGCAAGTTCACCTACCCCTCGGGGGAGCCCCTGGTCTATTCCAACTGGGCCCCGGGGGAGCCCAACAACAATGGCGGCgccgagagctgcgtggagatctTTCCCAATGGCAAGTGGAACGACAAGGCGTGCGGGGAGCGGCGCCTGGTGGTCTGCGAGTTCTGA